A genomic segment from Janibacter sp. DB-40 encodes:
- a CDS encoding NAD(P)H-dependent oxidoreductase yields the protein MNVIVLVGSLRADSTNRQLAENAIAQLPEGSTARVFDRVADLPHYSEDLDAEGRVPAVAEELRRAIADADALIAVTPEYNGTLSSVMKNAIDWASRPYGEACVSGTRTIVLAASAAPYAAQWARTDAVRALQVAGADVVEDTFGVGTSHEAFVDGTLVDAEALAELRALVGRLAATPVA from the coding sequence ATGAACGTCATCGTCCTCGTCGGCAGCCTCCGCGCCGACTCCACGAACCGTCAGCTCGCCGAGAACGCGATCGCCCAGCTGCCCGAGGGCAGCACCGCCCGGGTCTTCGACCGCGTCGCCGACCTGCCGCACTACTCCGAGGACCTCGACGCCGAGGGTCGCGTCCCGGCCGTCGCCGAGGAGCTGCGCCGCGCCATCGCGGACGCCGACGCACTGATCGCCGTCACGCCGGAGTACAACGGCACCCTGTCGAGCGTCATGAAGAACGCCATCGACTGGGCCTCGCGCCCCTACGGCGAGGCCTGCGTCTCCGGCACGCGGACGATCGTGCTGGCCGCCTCCGCCGCCCCGTATGCAGCGCAGTGGGCCCGCACCGACGCCGTGCGCGCCCTCCAGGTCGCCGGCGCCGATGTCGTCGAGGACACCTTCGGCGTGGGGACCTCCCACGAGGCCTTCGTCGACGGCACGCTGGTCGACGCCGAGGCCCTCGCCGAGCTGCGGGCCCTCGTGGGCCGTCTCGCCGCCACCCCCGTCGCCTGA